The DNA window TTTTTAATTTCGCAAAATTGCCCGGGTTTTGCACTTTTTGCAATCTCATCATGCACAACAGAAATCATAAAATAGCGAGAATTAATTATTAATTTTTCGACAATTCGCAAACTTTTATAAAACATTATTCTTTCCAGGTAAATTTTCCATCACAAATAGTCATCTTAATTTTCCCGAAAAATTTTTCACCGATAAAAGGACTGTTTTTTGATTTTGAGAGAATTTCATCCTTTGTAAAAATAAATGATTCGTTAAGATCAATCGCATTAAGGTCCGCTTTTGCACCCTCTTGTATTTTTCCAAGATCTTTATTGATAATCTTAGCCGGATTGATAACCATTTTTTCAATTAACTGTTCAAGATTCATTACACCGGTTTTGATTAGCTTTGTATAAATTACGGGGAAGGCGCTCTCAAATCCAATAATACCGAAGGGTGCTTTGGGGAATTCGAGTTCTTTTTCATAATCAAGATGAGGTGCATGATCAGTGGCAACCGCATCAATCGTTCCGTCCAATAATCCTTCAATAAGTGCCTGCCTGTCTTCTTCTGTGCGAAGTGGTGGTTTCATTTTTGTATTCGTATCCAAACCATCGCATGCTTTTTCCGTTAGAATAAGATGATGAGGAGTTACTTCCGCAGTTACATTGATGCCGTCGGCTTTTGCTCTTCGAACCATTTTCACTGCGCGTTTCGTGGAAAGATGTGCCAAATGAACATGTGAATTTGTAACTTCCGCCAACATAATTTCGCGGCTGACAATCATCTCTTCGGAAAGACTGGGAATTCCTTCCAATCCGAGTTTTGTGGACATAAAACCATAATTTACCTGTCCTTTCCCGGAAAGTGAATAATCTTCGGGATGAACAATAATCGGGATATTGAAGGTGGAAGCATAACGCATCACATTCAAAGTAAGATTCGTATCCTGAATACAATTTCCGTCATCACTAATTGCTACCACGCCACCTTTTACCATCGAGCCAATGTTTGCAATTTCTTTCCCTTCTATTCCTTTTGACATTGCACCTATCACAAAAATTTTGGTTTTGCCAACATCTCGTGCTTTTCTGCTTACATAATTTATCGTAGAAATATTGTCAATTGCCGGTTTTGTATTTGGCATACAGCAAACAGAAGTAAATCCACCTTTTGCAGCTGAAAGTGAACCGCTTTCAATATCCTCCTTGCTTGTAAATCCGGGATCACGAAGATGACAATGCATATCAACGAATCCGGGAAAAATATGCAACCCGGTGCAATCATATTCTTCTGCAGATTTTTCCGAAATATTTTCTGCGATTTTCTTGATAATTTTTCCGCTGATCAAAACATCGGATTTGACGAATTTTTTCCTATCTAATAAATACACTTTTCCATTTTTTAATAATTTCATCATTTTACCTCTCTGCCGATTTTTCCACCTAATATTAGGAAGAGTAACGCCATCCTGACTGCTACACCGTTTGTAACTTGCGCAATAATGATGCTGTGCTCACTATCGGCAACTTCAGGAAGAATTTCCACCCCGCGATTCATTGGTCCGGGATGCATTATGAGCACATCGTTTTTTGCATATTTCATTACCCTATTATTCAATCCGTAATATTTTGAATATTCACCCAGACTTGGAAATAATCCCTGCTCCTGCCTTTCCAGTTGCATTCGCAAAGCCATGATAACATCCGCATTTTGAACGGCTTTATTTAGGTCATATTCCGGAATAACGCCATAGACATCATCGACCTTGGGTGGCATTAAAGTTCGCGGACCGCACACAATGACTTTTGCACCCATTTTTTTCATCCCGATTAAGTTGGAGCGAACAACTCGCGAATGCAAAATATCACCCACAATAACGATTTTCAATCCTTTCAACGAATCTTTTTTTTCCCAAATACTAAACATATCAAGAAGTGCTTGAGTGGGATGAGCATGGGGACCATCACCGGCATTCAAGACCGGTTTGCCGGTGTATCTATTCACCAAAGCAGGTGCTCCCGGAGATTCGTGACGAATAATGTAAAGATCAATTCCCATTGCATCCAAGGTGTAAATTGTGTCCTGTAGCGTTTCACCTTTTTTGAGGGATGAGCCTTTTTTTGCAAAACTTATTACGTCAGCACTTAATCTTTTTGCAGCCAATTCAAATGAAATCCTTGTTCTGGTACTGTCCTCAAAAAACAAAGTGCAAACAGTTTTTCCATTTAAGGTCGGCACCTTTTTGTAATCTCGTTGAATGATCTTTTTCATAACCTTTGTGGTTTCAAAGATAGTTTCTATCTCCGCGGGAGAGTAATCATCAAGATCAAAAAGACAGCGCCCGGTTAGATTTATTTTGTTTATCATTTATTGCTCCATTATTTTTCTTTTTGTAACGCCGTAAATGGCGTGATAATATGTTTCATTTTTAGCCACTAATTAACACTAATTGACACAAATTGTAAAAACCTAAAAATATAATTCGTGTCTGTTAAAATTCATTTTTCGACATCTTTTCAGAGATATAAATGTTTAAAATGAATATAAAAAAAAGGCGACAATAATACATGTCACCTAAATTGTGATAAAATGAAATCAATGCTTTTTTGAAATAGAAATTCTATTTCAGAACTATTAACTCGCATATTATCGAAAATTCGTTTTATCATCTATTTTACCCGGATTCTAATATTCTGCAGTTGTTATTCATAATAAATGTGTGATCAATCCACTTCTCAATTTGGGTTCAAACCAGGTGGACTTAGGTGGCATAACTTTATCTGCATCAGCAACGCTCATCAAATCATCAATAGAAGTAGGATATAACGCAAAGGCAACTTTATATTTGCCGGAATTTACCAATTTTTCCAGCTCTTCCAATCCACGAATACCCCCTACAAAATTAATTCGATTGTCTTTTCTCGGGTCTCCGATAGCGAGAATTGGTTTCAACAGGTTTTCGTAAAGGATGCTTACATCAAGAGATTTGACCGGGTCGGATTTCTCGAAAGAATTTTCCTTTGCTTGCAAGGAATACCATTTTCCATTCAGGTACATTCCAAAAAGGTGTTTCTTATCCGGTTTGAAATGAGAATTTTGCTCTTGCACGACAAATTTATATTTTAATTTTTCCAGAAACTCCGAAATTGTATTCTCGCTTAAATCTACCACAACCCGATTGTAATCCATAATATACATCTGTTCATCCGGAAAGATAACGCTCAGGAAAAAATTGTACTCCTCGCTTCCTGTATGGTTGGTATTATTTTCCATACGAATCTTTTGCACATTTGCAGCGGATGCGGAACGATGATGACCGTCTGAAATGTATAGGCAGTCCAAATTTTTAAATTCATTTTGCAATTCTAAGATTTTTTCATTGTCATCCAATTTCCAAATTGTGTGACGGATTCTATCGTTACTCGTGAAATCATATAAAGGCTCGGAATTCGCTTTTTTGCTTTCCACAATTGAATTTATTGAATCTTTGGCATGATAAGTCAGAAAAACCGGTCCGGTATTTGCATTGAGAGTGTTCACGTGGGTTGTGCGATCTTTTTCTTTGTCAGCACGTGTGTATTCATGAATTTTGATAATTTTGTTATTATAATCTTCCACGGAAGCAGCAGCCACAATTCCTGTTTGCTCATGTTCACCCATTATCTGTCTGTAAATATATAGACATGGTTTTTTATCCTGAATTAAAATTCCATCCTGAATAAATTTTTGGAGGTTTTCTTTTCCTTTTTGATAAACTTTTTTGTCATACAAGTTTACATCTTTTGGTAAGTCTATTTCCGGTTTGGAAACATGGAGATAACTTTTGGCATTATTTTTTGTGAGTTCTCGGGCTTCATCCGAATTAATAACATCATAAGGTGGAGCAGCAACCTGAATCGCATATCTTTTATCAGGTCTTATTCCTTTAAAAGGTTTGATATTAGGCATAATTCCTCTTTTAGATTTTTCCATTTCTTTAGAAATAGTAATTCCCGTGTCAATGTTTTTAATTAGTGCCCATCCGTAAACTCGCATTTTTGCAATAATTCTCTGCAGATGATTCGACGCATATGAACACGAACTAGGGTTTTAGGTTGCTAACTGAGAAAACGTGGTAAAAAAAATGCTATTAGTAAAATAGTTTACATCCGAAATATTTGACATAATTTTTTGAAAAACAAAATTTATAACACACAACATCTTTTCAATTAAGAAGGAGAAAATAGTGAGAATAATAAGATTTTTTGATCTTAGAAAAATTCTAAAGAATTTTAATCTCAATTTTCTCCCTCGCTCCTTTGCAAAGTCTCGCCCTCTCCCAATCACTCTGCCCCCCCCATTCATAACTTACCAGTATACCGTAACTTAAAATTTTTTATATTTTATAATAAATTTTCATTATTCAAAATCGGGAAGAACAGATTCATTCAGATATGTCTTTTCTGTTTTTCTGCTCGCAACAAAAGAGACTTTAATGCAGAAGATTGTTATTGAAAATGAA is part of the Candidatus Cloacimonadota bacterium genome and encodes:
- a CDS encoding dihydroorotase; this translates as MMKLLKNGKVYLLDRKKFVKSDVLISGKIIKKIAENISEKSAEEYDCTGLHIFPGFVDMHCHLRDPGFTSKEDIESGSLSAAKGGFTSVCCMPNTKPAIDNISTINYVSRKARDVGKTKIFVIGAMSKGIEGKEIANIGSMVKGGVVAISDDGNCIQDTNLTLNVMRYASTFNIPIIVHPEDYSLSGKGQVNYGFMSTKLGLEGIPSLSEEMIVSREIMLAEVTNSHVHLAHLSTKRAVKMVRRAKADGINVTAEVTPHHLILTEKACDGLDTNTKMKPPLRTEEDRQALIEGLLDGTIDAVATDHAPHLDYEKELEFPKAPFGIIGFESAFPVIYTKLIKTGVMNLEQLIEKMVINPAKIINKDLGKIQEGAKADLNAIDLNESFIFTKDEILSKSKNSPFIGEKFFGKIKMTICDGKFTWKE
- a CDS encoding aspartate carbamoyltransferase catalytic subunit, encoding MINKINLTGRCLFDLDDYSPAEIETIFETTKVMKKIIQRDYKKVPTLNGKTVCTLFFEDSTRTRISFELAAKRLSADVISFAKKGSSLKKGETLQDTIYTLDAMGIDLYIIRHESPGAPALVNRYTGKPVLNAGDGPHAHPTQALLDMFSIWEKKDSLKGLKIVIVGDILHSRVVRSNLIGMKKMGAKVIVCGPRTLMPPKVDDVYGVIPEYDLNKAVQNADVIMALRMQLERQEQGLFPSLGEYSKYYGLNNRVMKYAKNDVLIMHPGPMNRGVEILPEVADSEHSIIIAQVTNGVAVRMALLFLILGGKIGREVK
- a CDS encoding DUF1015 family protein, with amino-acid sequence MPNIKPFKGIRPDKRYAIQVAAPPYDVINSDEARELTKNNAKSYLHVSKPEIDLPKDVNLYDKKVYQKGKENLQKFIQDGILIQDKKPCLYIYRQIMGEHEQTGIVAAASVEDYNNKIIKIHEYTRADKEKDRTTHVNTLNANTGPVFLTYHAKDSINSIVESKKANSEPLYDFTSNDRIRHTIWKLDDNEKILELQNEFKNLDCLYISDGHHRSASAANVQKIRMENNTNHTGSEEYNFFLSVIFPDEQMYIMDYNRVVVDLSENTISEFLEKLKYKFVVQEQNSHFKPDKKHLFGMYLNGKWYSLQAKENSFEKSDPVKSLDVSILYENLLKPILAIGDPRKDNRINFVGGIRGLEELEKLVNSGKYKVAFALYPTSIDDLMSVADADKVMPPKSTWFEPKLRSGLITHLL